A window of the Gossypium arboreum isolate Shixiya-1 chromosome 2, ASM2569848v2, whole genome shotgun sequence genome harbors these coding sequences:
- the LOC108463747 gene encoding protein LAZ1-like isoform X1: MKITDYLLGYSPPIWTTFVAGVFSIITISLSLFLIFEHLSSYKNPEEQKFLIGVVLMVPCYSVESFVSLVHPSISVDCSILRDCYESFAMYCFGRYLVACLGGEERTIAFMRRLGRASSKTPLLGHSCEKGTIKHPFPMKYFLKPWKLGRWFYQVVKFGIVQYMIIKILTALLAVILEAFGVYCEGEFNWECGYPYMAVVLNFSQTWAFYCLVQFYTVTKDELAPIKPLAKFLTFKSIVFLTWWQGVAIALFYALDLFRHPVTEGLHLKSSVQDFIICIEMGIASVVHLYVFPSKPYELMGDPIPGSVSVLGDYACVDCAPDPDEIRESERPTKLRLPQPDIEARSGMTIKESVKDVFIGGGEYIVNDVKFTVNQAVEPVEKGITKFNEKLHKIKDRRKTKDDSCIATAEPRVIRGIDDPLLTGSMSDSAVARGKKHFKNSGSTTSAESGDSSCYLNSGGYLIRGRRWVTKD; encoded by the exons ATGAAGATTACAGATTATCTATTGGGCTATTCGCCTCCTATTTGGACAACTTTTGTTGCTGGAGTTTTTTCAATCATAACAATTTCCCTTTCATTGTTTCTTATTTTCGAGCACCTTTCTTCATACAAAAATCCTGAG GAGCAAAAGTTCTTGATCGGAGTTGTTCTTATGGTTCCTTGCTATTCTGTAGAATCG TTTGTATCATTGGTCCATCCATCAATTAGTGTTGATTGTTCGATACTACGTGATTGCTATGAATCATTTGCGATGTATTGCTTTGGAAGATACCTTGTTGCTTGCTTGG GTGGGGAAGAGAGGACAATTGCTTTCATGAGAAGATTGGGACGTGCAAGTTCTAAAACTCCACTATTGGGACACAGTTGTGAAAAAGGAACTATTAAGCATCCATTTCCTATGAAATATTTCCTAAAACCATGGAAACTTGGTCGATGGTTTTACCAAGTTGTCAAGTTCGGCATTGTTCAATAT ATGATAATCAAGATATTGACTGCTCTTTTAGCAGTAATTCTTGAAGCTTTTGGTGTGTATTGTGAAGGAGAATTCAACTGGGAATGTGG ATATCCTTATATGGCAGTGGTTCTCAATTTCAGTCAAACATGGGCTTTTTACTGTTTAGTTCAATTTTATACCGTTACAAAGGACGAACTGGCACCCATAAAACCATTGGCCAAGTTTTTGACTTTTAAATCAATTGTATTTTTGACTTGGTGGCAAGGTGTGGCGATTGCCCTTTTTTATGCTCTTGATCTGTTTAGACATCCAGTTACCGAAGGGTTGCATCTGAAGTCAAGTGTCCAAGACTTCATCATTTGTATAGAG ATGGGCATTGCTTCTGTTGTTCACCTATACGTTTTCCCTTCCAAACCATATGAGCTAATGGGAGATCCCATTCCTGGAAGTGTTTCAGTCCTTGGAGACTATGCATGTGTTGATTGCGCTCCGGATCCTGATGAGATTAGGGAAAGTGAGCGACCCACAAAACTACGCTTACCGCAGCCTGACATAGAGGCTCGAAGTGGAATGACCATAAAAGAAAGTGTGAAGGACGTATTCATTGGTGGTGGTGAATAT ATCGTAAATGATGTAAAATTTACTGTAAACCAAGCAGTTGAGCCAGTTGAGAAGGGGATTACCAAGTTCAATGAGAAGCTGCACAAGATCAAAGACCGGAGAAAGACAAAGGATGATAGTTGCATTGCCACTGCCGAACCGAGGGTAATTCGTGGAATAGACGATCCCCTCTTAACTGGGAGCATGAGTGATAGTGCGGTAGCAAGGGGAAAGAAACATTTTAAAAATTCGGGAAGCACTACCAGTGCGGAAAGTGGAGACAGTAGCTGCTATCTAAACTCTGGCGGATATCTTATTAGGGGCCGTAGATGGGTCACAAAGGATTAA
- the LOC108463747 gene encoding protein LAZ1-like isoform X2: protein MKITDYLLGYSPPIWTTFVAGVFSIITISLSLFLIFEHLSSYKNPEEQKFLIGVVLMVPCYSVESFVSLVHPSISVDCSILRDCYESFAMYCFGRYLVACLGGEERTIAFMRRLGRASSKTPLLGHSCEKGTIKHPFPMKYFLKPWKLGRWFYQVVKFGIVQYMIIKILTALLAVILEAFGVYCEGEFNWECGYPYMAVVLNFSQTWAFYCLVQFYTVTKDELAPIKPLAKFLTFKSIVFLTWWQGVAIALFYALDLFRHPVTEGLHLKSSVQDFIICIERRWALLLLFTYTFSLPNHMS from the exons ATGAAGATTACAGATTATCTATTGGGCTATTCGCCTCCTATTTGGACAACTTTTGTTGCTGGAGTTTTTTCAATCATAACAATTTCCCTTTCATTGTTTCTTATTTTCGAGCACCTTTCTTCATACAAAAATCCTGAG GAGCAAAAGTTCTTGATCGGAGTTGTTCTTATGGTTCCTTGCTATTCTGTAGAATCG TTTGTATCATTGGTCCATCCATCAATTAGTGTTGATTGTTCGATACTACGTGATTGCTATGAATCATTTGCGATGTATTGCTTTGGAAGATACCTTGTTGCTTGCTTGG GTGGGGAAGAGAGGACAATTGCTTTCATGAGAAGATTGGGACGTGCAAGTTCTAAAACTCCACTATTGGGACACAGTTGTGAAAAAGGAACTATTAAGCATCCATTTCCTATGAAATATTTCCTAAAACCATGGAAACTTGGTCGATGGTTTTACCAAGTTGTCAAGTTCGGCATTGTTCAATAT ATGATAATCAAGATATTGACTGCTCTTTTAGCAGTAATTCTTGAAGCTTTTGGTGTGTATTGTGAAGGAGAATTCAACTGGGAATGTGG ATATCCTTATATGGCAGTGGTTCTCAATTTCAGTCAAACATGGGCTTTTTACTGTTTAGTTCAATTTTATACCGTTACAAAGGACGAACTGGCACCCATAAAACCATTGGCCAAGTTTTTGACTTTTAAATCAATTGTATTTTTGACTTGGTGGCAAGGTGTGGCGATTGCCCTTTTTTATGCTCTTGATCTGTTTAGACATCCAGTTACCGAAGGGTTGCATCTGAAGTCAAGTGTCCAAGACTTCATCATTTGTATAGAG CGCAGATGGGCATTGCTTCTGTTGTTCACCTATACGTTTTCCCTTCCAAACCATATGAGCTAA